A stretch of DNA from Variovorax paradoxus:
TCATTTAGCGAGCTCGCGCAGGACGTTGCGGCGCTTCTTCATGACGCGTCGCGCCGCTTCCATTTGCTGCTCGAATGCTTCGTCGTACGGCGTGATGTTGAAGCCGCCGTTCGAGGCCTTCGTGACGTAAAGCGTGTCGCCCTTGCCCACATTCATGCTCGACAGCAATTCCTTGGGCAGGATGACGCCAACCGAATTGCCGATCTGAGTGACTTTGATAGCGGACATGGTTTCGCTCCGAAGAACAAAAGTTATAACAAACGTTATATTAGCCGGTCAAACTTGGAGTCGCAACCCGCCATGCTCACCGCCAACAAACTCATGCCCCAGGGCCGCGGTCTCGCGCCCGTGCTGCTCAAGCGTGCCGCCACCATCGAACTCGATTGGGACGTGCGCCAGAAAAGCCGTTTCGACGCCACCGACTCGCAGGGCCGGCAGATCGGCATCTTCCTGCCGCGCGGCACCGCGGTGCGCGGCGGCGACGTGCTGGTCGCGGAAGACGGTTCGCTGGTGCGCGTGATCGCGGCGCCGCAGCCGGTGCTGCGCATCACGCACTGCACGGCCCACGGCACGCCCTTCGACCTGACGCGCGCGGCCTACCACCTGGGCAACCGGCATGTTCCGATCGAGCTCAAGCCCGATCACCTGAAGATCGAACCCGACCACGTACTGGCCGACATGCTGCGTTCGATGCACCTGATCGTCGTCGCCGTCGAAGAAGCCTTCGAGCCCGAAGGCGGCGCGTACGGATCGCAAGGACACTCGCACGGCGGCCACAGTCACGACCATGGCCATGACCACGGCAAGAGCGGTCCGAAGCCACTCGTGCTCGCCCCCGAACTGCTCGACGACGATCACGGCCACGACCACTCGCACGACCACTCTCACGGCCACTCGCATTGAAATGCCCCACCGCCCTTCCCGTGCGCAGGACACTGGGTGCTTCCCGCAGCGAAATCAAGGAGGAGGGCGAAGCCCGGGGGACATTCGCGGAGGGAAGTACCCGGTGGCCTGCGCACGCGCCCTGAACAGCGGCGCACGTTAAAAACAAATGCCCACCCCGCACAGCCTCCTACAGCTCATCTGGCTGGCCTCCCCCGCCCTGCCGGTCGGCGGCTTCTCGTACTCCGAAGGCATCGAGGCCGCCGTCGAATGGGCCGGCATCCAATCAGAAGCCAGTGCCACCGAGTGGCTCTCCGACCAGTTGCACCTGAGCTTCGCGCGCGGCGACCTTGCACTGATGGCCCAGGCCATCACCGCCTGGCGCGCGAACGACGCACAACGCCTCCGCACCCTCAACGACTGGGTGCTCCACACCCGCGAATCCGCCGAGTTCTTCCTGCAGACCGAGCAGATGGGCCGCTCCTTCGTCGAGTGGCTGAAGCTGCACCATGCCGACACGGCCGAGGTCTTTGCCGGCCTGCCTGCGACCTACCCCGTGGCCTTCGCGTTCGCGGCCAGCCGCACCGAAGCGACCGTGCAAGACGGCTGCCTCGCCTTCGCCTTCGGCTGGGCCGAGAACATGGTCGCCGCCGCCGTCAAGGCCGTGCCGCTGGGCCAGAGCGCGGGCCAGCGCATCCTCGCGCGGCTCGCGAACGAAATCCCCGCGGCCGTCGACCGCGCGATGACGCTGAGCGACGACGAGCGCCAGGCCTTCGCGCCCCTGCTGGCCGTGTTGTCGGCCCGCCATGAAACACAATATTCCCGCCTCTTCCGAAGCTGACCGAACCGGACCTTTCCGCCCATGACCTCCGCCCTGCACCACATCCCGAACCGCACCAAGAAGCTCCCGCCGCTGCGCGTGGGCATCGGCGGCCCCGTCGGCTCGGGCAAGACCACCTTGCTCGAAATGCTCTGCAAGGCGATGCGCGACAAGTACGACCTCGTCGCCATCACCAACGACATCTACACCAAGGAAGACCAGCGCCTGCTCACCGTGGCCGGCGCGCTGCCGGCCGAGCGCATCATGGGCGTGGAAACCGGCGGCTGCCCGCACACCGCGATCCGCGAAGACGCGTCGATCAACCTCGAGGCCATCGACCGCATGCTCGAAGACTTTCCCGACGCCGACATCGTGTTCGTCGAATCGGGCGGCGACAACCTCGCGGCCACCTTCAGCCCCGAGCTGTCGGACCTCACGATCTACGTGATCGACGTGGCGGCCGGCGAAAAAATCCCGCGCAAGGGCGGTCCCGGCATCACCAAGAGCGACCTGTTCGTCATCAACAAGACCGACCTCGCGCCCTACGTCGGCGCGAACCTCGATGTGATGGAACAGGACACCCAACGCATGCGCCGCCAGCGCCCCTACGTGATGACCAACCTCAAGACGCACACGGGCGTCGCCGAGGTGGTGGCCTTCATCGAGGCCCGGGGCATGCTCACCGCCGCCTGATCTTTCAATCAAGGCGGCGGCGAACCTGGCGTCGCGCTCAGTGCGCGACCGCCTCCGGCATCTGCCCGAACTTCCCGCTGCCGAAATCCTTCATCGCCTGCACGATCTCGTCGCGCGTGTTCATCACGAACGGGCCGTGGCCGACGATGGGTTCGTCGATCGGCTCTCCGCTCAGCAGCAGCACCACCGCGTCGTTGTTGTTGGCGTCGATCGTGAGCGCATCGCCCGCGCGGTCGAGCAGCACCATCTGCGCGTCACGCACCACCGTCTCGCCGTTCACCTGCACCGTGCCGCGCAGCACCACGATCGCGGCCGCATGGCCTTCGGGCACCGGCAGCGTCACCTGCGCCCCCTGGTTCAGGCGCAGGTCCCACACGTCGATGGGTGTGAAGGTGTGCGCCGGCCCCTTGTTGCCGAGGTAGTCGCCTGCAATCACGCGCACGCTGCCCGCGCCTTCAGGCAGCGGCACCGACGGAATCTGCGCATCGACGATGGCCTGGTAGCCGGGCGTGGCCATCTTGTCCTTGGCGGGCAGGTTGACCCACAGCTGCACCATCTCGAGCTCGCCGCCGTCGCGCGTGAACGCTTCGGAATGGAACTCATGCAGGATGCCCGCACCCGCGGTCATCCATTGCACGTCGCCGGGGCCGATGGTGCCGCCCTGCCCGGTCGAGTCGCGGTGCGACACCTCGCCCTTATAGACGATCGTCACGGTCTCGAAGCCGCGGTGCGGGTGCTGGCCCACGCCGCGCGGCTGCGCGGTCGGCGTGAACTGGGCGGGACCGGCGTAGTCCAGCA
This window harbors:
- a CDS encoding AbrB/MazE/SpoVT family DNA-binding domain-containing protein is translated as MSAIKVTQIGNSVGVILPKELLSSMNVGKGDTLYVTKASNGGFNITPYDEAFEQQMEAARRVMKKRRNVLRELAK
- the ureE gene encoding urease accessory protein UreE — translated: MLTANKLMPQGRGLAPVLLKRAATIELDWDVRQKSRFDATDSQGRQIGIFLPRGTAVRGGDVLVAEDGSLVRVIAAPQPVLRITHCTAHGTPFDLTRAAYHLGNRHVPIELKPDHLKIEPDHVLADMLRSMHLIVVAVEEAFEPEGGAYGSQGHSHGGHSHDHGHDHGKSGPKPLVLAPELLDDDHGHDHSHDHSHGHSH
- a CDS encoding urease accessory protein UreF gives rise to the protein MPTPHSLLQLIWLASPALPVGGFSYSEGIEAAVEWAGIQSEASATEWLSDQLHLSFARGDLALMAQAITAWRANDAQRLRTLNDWVLHTRESAEFFLQTEQMGRSFVEWLKLHHADTAEVFAGLPATYPVAFAFAASRTEATVQDGCLAFAFGWAENMVAAAVKAVPLGQSAGQRILARLANEIPAAVDRAMTLSDDERQAFAPLLAVLSARHETQYSRLFRS
- the ureG gene encoding urease accessory protein UreG, with translation MTSALHHIPNRTKKLPPLRVGIGGPVGSGKTTLLEMLCKAMRDKYDLVAITNDIYTKEDQRLLTVAGALPAERIMGVETGGCPHTAIREDASINLEAIDRMLEDFPDADIVFVESGGDNLAATFSPELSDLTIYVIDVAAGEKIPRKGGPGITKSDLFVINKTDLAPYVGANLDVMEQDTQRMRRQRPYVMTNLKTHTGVAEVVAFIEARGMLTAA